Proteins encoded by one window of Corvus cornix cornix isolate S_Up_H32 chromosome 27, ASM73873v5, whole genome shotgun sequence:
- the HSPB7 gene encoding heat shock protein beta-7 encodes MELFGSFVRPHGETLGFPARPGNTGVVKTLGNTYQFTVDVSDFAPEDIIVTTSNNQIEVHAEKRATDGTVMNTFTHKCQLPEDVDPTSVSSSLGDNGMLTIRAQRRPAKHSEHVQQTFRTEIKI; translated from the exons ATGGAGCTTTTCGGGAGCTTTGTCCGGCCCCACGGGGAGACCTTGGGGTTCCCAG CTCGCCCCGGTAACACGGGCGTGGTGAAGACCCTGGGGAACACCTATCAGTTCACGGTGGACGTCAGCGACTTCGCGCCCGAGGACATCATCGTCACCACCTCCAACAACCAGATCGAGGTGCACGCCGAGAAG aggGCCACGGACGGCACCGTCATGAACACCTTCACCCACAAGTGCCAGCTGCCTGAAGACGTGGACCCCACGTCCGTGTCGTCCTCGCTGGGGGACAACGGGATGTTGACCATCCGGGCTCAGCGCCGGCCGGCCAAGCACTCCGAGCATGTCCAGCAAACCTTCCGGACTGAGATCAAGATCTGA
- the EPHA2 gene encoding LOW QUALITY PROTEIN: ephrin type-A receptor 2 (The sequence of the model RefSeq protein was modified relative to this genomic sequence to represent the inferred CDS: deleted 5 bases in 4 codons), whose translation MNEQERARGRAPHPPHTPRGRRSWGAPGTPRSRPAMASTPPALTLLLLTALSPLAAEEVVLLDFAKAHGELGWLTHPYGKGWDQLQNVLNDSLIYMYSVCNVLEGEQENWLRTNWIYRGVAQRIFIELQFTVRDCNSFPTAGGGSCKETFNLYYAESDVDYGTNFQKRQFRKIDTIAPDEITVQEDFATRNVKLNVEVRSVGPLRRKGFYLAFQDLGACVALLSVRVYYKRCPAVVRGMAQFPETVAGADSQTLAEVRGSCVAEAVAEQAPALHCNADGEWLVPIGECLCRAGFQSLGDSCQACPPGTFKAAVSSGDCQPCPPHTLPAPAAAATCPCEDGFFRAPEDPPEHPCTRPPSPPQAVTAVGLGAAVQLRWAPPADPGGREDVTYSVTCEQCWPESGECRPCDGGVRFSQPPRGLTGTGVTVTDLEPHVNYTFTVEARNGVSPYSQQRSVASATISVNQTEPPRVTSVSLDGRTATSLVLSWTVPLRQQSRVWKYEVTYSKKVDENSYSVLRCEGTSVTLPKLSPGTAYVVRVQALTADGQGAFSPQHEFETLPEGSEATASAAVITGSVAGVVFVVLLLTAILYILQRRRRSRPRQSAEDVYFSKSDQLKPLKTYVDPHTYEDPNQAMLKFTTEIPPSFITRQKVIGAGEFGEVYKGTLKRGRKEVPVAIKTLKVGYTEKQRVDFLSEATIMGQFCHHNIIRLEGVVSKYKPFMIITEYMENGALDKFLREKEGEFGIIQLVGMLRGIAAGMKYLANMNYVHRDLAARNILVNSNLVCKVSDFGLSRVLEDDPEATYTTSGGKIPIRWTAPEAISYRKFTSASDVWSYGIVMWEVMSYGERPYWELSNHEVMKAINEGFRLPAPLDCPSAIYQLMMQCWQQERSRRPKFADVVSILDKLIRAPDSLKALADFDPRVSIRLPSTSGSEGVPFRSVPEWLESIRMPQYTETFMASGYSTIEKVLQMTSEDIKRIGVRLPGHQKRIAYSLLGLQEQAGAGGAPG comes from the exons TGGTGCTGCTGGACTTCGCCAAGGCACAcggggagctgggctggctcacCCATCCCTACGGAAAAGGG TGGGACCAGCTGCAGAACGTCCTCAACGACTCCCTGATCTACATGTACTCGGTGTGCAACGTCCTGGAGGGCGAGCAGGAGAACTGGCTCCGCACCAACTGGATCTACCGCGGCGTGGCCCAGCGCATCTTCATCGAGCTGCAGTTCACCGTGCGCGACTGCAACAGCTTCCCCACGGCCGGCGGCGGCTCCTGCAAGGAGACCTTCAACCTCTACTACGCCGAGTCCGACGTGGATTACGGCACCAACTTCCAGAAGCGGCAGTTCAGGAAGATCGACACCATCGCTCCGGACGAGATCACCGTCCAGGAGGACTTCGCCACCCGCAACGTGAAGCTCAACGTGGAGGTGCGGTCGGTGGGGCCGCTCCGGAGGAAGGGTTTCTACCTGGCCTTCCAGGACCTGGGTGCCTGCGTGGCGCTGCTCTCCGTGCGCGTCTACTACAAGCGGTGCCCGGCCGTGGTCCGGGGAATGGCGCAATTCCCGGAGACCGTG GCCGGGGCGGACTCGCAGACCTTGGCCGAGGTGCGGGGCTCGTGCGTGGCCGAGGCGGTGGCCGAGCAGGCGCCGGCCCTGCACTGCAACGCCGACGGCGAGTGGCTCGTGCCCATCGGGGAGTGCCTGTGCCGGGCC GGCTTCCAGAGCCTGGGAGACTCCTGCCAAG CTTGTCCCCCTGGCACCTTCAAGGCTGCGGTGTCCTCAGGGGactgc cagccctgtccccccCACACCCTGCCCGCCccagccgccgccgccacctGCCCGTGTGAGGACGGATTTTTCCGGGCCCCCGAAGACCCCCCGGAGCACCCCTGCACCC GGCCCCCCTCGCCCCCCCAGGCCGTCACGGCCGTGGGGTTGGGGGCCGCGGTGCAGCTGCGCTGGGCCCCCCCCGCCGACCCCGGAGGCCGCGAGGACGTCACCTACAGCGTCACCTGCGAGCAGTGCTGGCCCGAGAGCGGCGAGTGCCGGCCCTGCGACGGGGGGGTCCGGTTCTCGCAGCCCCCCCGGGGGCTCACGGGGACGGGGGTCACTGTCACCGACCTGGAGCCGCACGTCAACTACACCTTCACGGTGGAGGCCCGGAACGGGGTGTCCCCCTACAGCCAGCAGCGCAGCGTGGCCAGCGCCACCATCAGCGTCAACCAGACGG AGCCCCCCCGGGTGACATCGGTGAGCCTGGACGGACGGACGGCCACCAGCCTGGTCCTGTCCTGGACGGTGCCGCTGCGGCAGCAGAGCCGGGTCTGGAAGTACGAGGTCACCTACAGCAAGAAG GTGGATGAGAACAGCTACTCGGTGCTGCGCTGCGAGGGCACCTCTGTCACCCTGCCCAAGCTGTCCCCAGGCACTGCCTACGTGGTTCGGGTCCAGGCTCTCACTGCTGACGGCCAGGGGGCCTTCAGCCCCCAGCACGAGTTCGAGACCCTGCCCGAGG GTTCCGAGGCCACGGCATCGGCCGCCGTCATCACCGGCAGCGTCGCCGGCGTCGTCTTTGTCGTCCTGCTCTTGACCGCTATCCTCTACATCCTCCAGCG GAGGAGGAGGTCGCGGCCACGCCAATCCGCCGAGGACGTCTACTTCTCCAAGTCAG ACCAGCTGAAGCCCCTCAAGACCTACGTTGACCCCCACACGTACGAAGACCCCAACCAAGCCATGCTCAAGTTCACCACTGAGATCCCTCCGTCCTTCATCACCCGCCAGAAGGTCATCGGCGCTG GTGAATTTGGGGAGGTGTACAAGGGCACCCTGAAGCGCGGCAGGAAGGAGGTGCCGGTGGCCATCAAGACGTTGAAGGTGGGGTACACGGAGAAGCAGCGCGTGGACTTCCTGAGCGAGGCCACCATCATGGGACAGTTCTGCCACCACAACATCATCCGCCTCGAGGGTGTTGTCTCCAAGT ACAAGCCCTTCATGATCATCACGGAGTACATGGAGAACGGGGCGCTGGATAAATTCCTGCGG gaaaaagagGGCGAATTTGGAATCATCCAGCTGGTGGGGATGTTGAGGGGCATCGCCGCCGGCATGAAGTACTTGGCCAACATGAATTATGTCCATCGGGACCTGGCCGCCAGGAACATCCTGGTGAACAGCAACCTGGTGTGCAAAGTGTCTGATTTCGGGCTCTCGAGGGTGCTGGAAGATGACCCTGAAGCCACCTACACCACCAGC GGCGGGAAGATCCCGATCCGTTGGACAGCACCCGAAGCCATCTCCTACCGGAAGTTCACCTCCGCCAGCGACGTCTGGAGCTACGGCATCGTCATGTGGGAGGTGATGTCCTACGGCGAGCGGCCCTACTGGGAGCTCTCCAACCACGAG GTGATGAAGGCCATCAACGAGGGCTTCCGCCTCCCGGCGCCACTGGACTGTCCCTCGGCCATCTACCAGCTGATgatgcagtgctggcagcaggagcgCTCCCGGCGCCCCAAATTCGCCGACGTCGTCAGCATCCTTGACAAACTCATCCGCGCCCCCGACTCCCTCAAGGCACTGGCGGATTTCGACCCCCG GGTGTCCATCCGCCTGCCCAGCACCAGCGGCTCCGAGGGCGTCCCATTCCGCTCCGTCCCGGAGTGGCTGGAGTCCATCCGGATGCCCCAGTACACCGAGACCTTCATGGCCTCGGGCTACAGCACCATCGAGAAGGTCCTGCAGATGACCAGCGA ggACATCAAGCGGATCGGGGTGCGGCTGCCGGGGCACCAGAAGCGCATCGCCTACagcctgctggggctgcaggagcaggcgGGCGCCGGGGGGGCCCCGGGCTGA
- the CLCNKA gene encoding chloride channel protein ClC-Ka isoform X1, which produces MERALPEGARGEKEEKEEERVLVSEHSWRPCPTARRRLRGCLEWVKRQLFRVGEDWYFLFILGVLMATISFTMDIIVARLYAAHTWLYREIGDIGVLKYLSWTLYPTALAAFSTGFSQSITPHSGGSGIPELKTILMGVVLEDYLAIQNFGAKVVGLTCTLVCGSTLFLGKVGPYVHLSAMAAAYLGKMRTTVTREYENKFKQHEMLVAAQAVGVATVFGAPISGVLFSIEVMSSHFAVRDYWRGFFAATCGAFMFRLLAVFNSEQGKAVWAGCTPPSPLPSPCGIFGVLTPTPSFLSPLPETIAAVFKSDLQIDFPFDLLETFFFVILGTICGIVACAYLFCQRWTMVAVKKNWLTAKLLATDKPVYTVLVVLLLASITFPPGLGQFMASRLTMKEYLTSLFDNRTWGALAPNASGMAKPGGLWQEWDHPSATIYGTLTFFLLMKFWMLILATTLPLPAGYFMPIFIYGAAIGRLMGEVVALLFPRGLHSEGPPRPIIPAGYALAGAAAFAGSVTHAVSTALLVCEATGHLGHILPTVLAVLVANAISQKNQPSFYDAGIIVKKLPYLPPIRSRHIASYRVAVEEFMERQVVALAKGDGFQEVLVALDASADTEYPVVESRGSPTLVGTVSRSQLVTFLQSHEHPQAPQGEKLATVGTLGDDCAIEPIMLQFSPWTSLHQAYHLFQLLKLQRVFVTRSGELVGAVSRAELRRAIEELANPK; this is translated from the exons ATGGAGCGAGCCCTCCCCGAGGGGGCGCggggggagaaggaagagaaggaggaggagagggtgCTGGTGTCGGAGCACAGCTGGAGACCCTGCCCCACTGCCCGGAGAAGGCTCCGAG GGTGCTTGGAGTGGGTGAAGCGGCAGCTTTTCCGCGTCGGGGAAGATTGGTACTTCCTCTTCATTCTGGGGGTCCTCATGGCCACCATCAGCTTCACCATGGACATCATCGTCGCCAGGCTCTACGCAG CCCACACGTGGCTGTACCGAGAGATTGGGGACATCGGGGTGCTCAAGTACCTCTCGTGGACCCTGTACCCCACGGCACTGGCCGCCTTCTCCACCGGCTTCTCCCAGAGCATCACCCCGCACTCCGGAG gcTCCGGCATCCCAGAGCTGAAGACCATCCTGATGGGCGTGGTGCTGGAGGACTACCTGGCCATCCAGAACTTCGGAGCCAAGGTGGTGGGGCTGACCTGCACCCTGGTGTGCGGCAGCACCCTTTTCCTTGGGAAAGTG GGTCCCTATGTCCACCTCTCCGCCATGGCTGCAGCATATCTGGGGAAGATGAGGACCACGGTCACGAGGGAGTATGAG AACAAGTTCAAGCAGCATGAGATGCTGGTGGCAGCACAAGCCGTCGGGGTGGCCACAGTCTTCGGGGCGCCCATCAGCG GGGTGCTTTTCAGCATCGAGGTGATGTCCTCCCACTTTGCCGTTCGGGATTACTGGCGCGGCTTTTTCGCCGCCACCTGCGGCGCCTTCATGTTTCGGCTCCTGGCCGTGTTCAACAGCGAGCAAGGCAAGGCAGTGTGGGCAGGATGTACCCCCCCTTCCCCTTTACCCTCCCCCTGTGGCATTTTTGGGGTGCTCACCCCCACACCCTcattcctctcccccctcccagaAACCATTGCCGCTGTTTTTAAGAGTGACCTCCAGATTGATTTTCCCTTCGACCTCCTGGAGacctttttctttgtgattttggG GACCATCTGCGGGATCGTGGCCTGTGCTTATCTCTTCTGCCAGCGCTGGACGATGGTGGCCGTCAAGAAGAACTGGCTGACGGCCAAGCTCTTGGCCACTGA CAAACCCGTGTACAcagtgctggtggtgctgctcCTCGCCTCCATCACCTTCCCGCCCGGCCTGGGGCAGTTCATGGCCTCCAGG CTCACCATGAAGGAATATCTCACCTCCCTCTTCGACAACCGCACGTGGGGTGCACTGGCCCCCAACGCCTCGGGGATGGCCAAGCCTGGGGGGCTCTGGCAGGAGTGGGACCATCCCTCTGCCACCATCTATGGCACCTTGACCTTCTTCCTGCTCATGAAG TTCTGGATGCTGATCCTGGCCAccaccctgcccctgccagccgGGTACTTCATGCCCATCTTCATCTACG GAGCGGCCATCGGGCGCTTGATGGGGGAGGTGGTGGCCCTGCTCTTCCCACGGGGGCTCCATTCAGAAGGACCCCCACGGCCCATCATTCCTGCTGGCTACGCCCTGGCCG GCGCAGCCGCCTTCGCGGGCTCGGTGACCCACGCGGTGTCCACGGCCCTGCTGGTGTGCGAGGCCACCGGGCACCTGGGCCACATCCTGCCCACCGTGCTGGCCGTGCTGGTGGCCAACGCCATCAGCCAGAAGAACCAACCGTCCTTCTACGACGCCGGCATCATTGTCAAGAAGCTGCCCTACCTGCCCCCCATCCGCAGCCGGCACATTGC CTCCTACCGAGTGGCGGTGGAGGAGTTCATGGAGCGCCAGGTGGTGGCCTTGGCCAAGGGGGACGGTTTCCAGGAGGTGCTGGTGGCCTTGGACGCCTCTGCTGACACCGAGTACCCCGTGGTGGAGAGCAGAG GGTCCCCCACGCTGGTGGGCACCGTCAGCAGGTCCCAGCTGGTCACCTTCCTCCAGAGCCACGAGCACCCTCAGGCCCCCCAAGGGGAGAAG CTGGCCACCGTGGGGACGCTCGGGGACGACTGTGCCATCGAGCCCATCATGCTCCAGTTCTCCCCGTGGACCTCCCTGCACCag GCCTATcacctcttccagctgctgaagctgcagcGAGTCTTTGTCACCCGCTCTGGGGAGCTGGTGGGAGCCGTGAGCAGGGCGGag CTGCGGAGAGCGATCGAGGAACTCGCCAACCCCAAGTGA
- the ZBTB17 gene encoding zinc finger and BTB domain-containing protein 17 codes for MTDGSIETDLNTWKGETSGGETQPSGPQSSGYLRSSQHRAMDFPQHSQQVLEQLNQQRQLGLLCDCTFVVDGIDFKAHKAVLAACSDYFRMLFVDQKDVVHLDISNAAGLGQVLEFMYTAKLSLSPDNVEDVLAVAGFLQMQEIVSACNALKSLSVPPENPPGMSQQPPEIGADKVTADDKTSVAEAPGEPDKDKAAVPNAEGKEEQPEATAQPEAPAEQPAGLEGTDAAIQEDPKADIPGLLQPSESAVGSGSPAASDTAGTGEMKPERKEEEREMIVEEEDEGKIPEEEPAQLENGENAEDNESGSTDSGQENSGEPRLLRSGTYSDRTESKAYGSVTHKCEDCGKEFTHTGNFKRHIRIHTGEKPFSCRECNKAFSDPAACKAHEKTHSPLKPYGCEECGKSYRLISLLNLHKKRHTGEARYRCEDCGKLFTTSGNLKRHQLVHSGEKPYQCDYCGRSFSDPTSKMRHLETHDTDKEHKCPHCDKKFNQVGNLKAHLKIHIADGPLKCRECGKQFTTSGNLKRHLRIHSGEKPYVCVHCQRQFADPGALQRHVRIHTGEKPCQCLICGKAFTQASSLIAHVRQHTGEKPYVCERCGKRFVQSSQLANHIRHHDNIRPHKCTVCNKAFVNVGDLSKHIIIHTGEKPFLCDKCGRGFNRVDNLRSHVKTVHQGKAGIKILEPEEGDEVNIVTVASDDMVTLATEALAATAVTQLTVVPVAAAVTADETEALKAEITKAVKQVQEADPNTQILYACDSCGEKFLDASSLAQHVRIHTAQALVMFQAEPDFYQPYGAAGWPAEQVIPAGELLFRPRDGPAEPAPAAAPAPPAEGPPPSDPAPPRPSLYLRDSSEMV; via the exons ATGACG GATGGCAGCATAGAGACTGACCTGAACACCTGGAAAGGGGAAACCTCTGGAGGGGAGACACAACCCTCTGGCCCTCAATCCTCTGGATATCTCCGCTCCTCGCAGCACAGGG ccatGGATTTCCCGCAGCACAGCCAAcaagtgctggagcagctgaacCAGCAGcggcagctggggctgctctgcgACTGCACCTTCGTGGTGGACGGCATCGACTTCAAGGCCCACAAGGCCGTGCTGGCCGCCTGCAGCGACTACTTCCGCATGCTCTTCGTGGACCAGAAGGACGTGGTGCACCTGGACATCAGCAACGCCGCAG GCCTGGGCCAGGTTCTGGAGTTCATGTACACGGCTAAGCTGAGCTTGAGCCCCGACAACGTGGAGGACGTGCTGGCCGTGGCAGGTTTCCTGCAGATGCAGGAGATCGTCAGTGCTTGCAACGCACTCAAATCCCTCTCTGTGCCCCCAGAAAATCCCCCTGGGATGAGCCAGCAGCCCCCTGAGATTG GGGCCGACAAGGTGACGGCCGATGACAAGACATCGGTGGCAGAGGCTCCGGGGGAGCCTGACAAAGACAAAGCAGCTGTTCCCAATGCCgaggggaaggaggagcagccagaggCCACGGCACAGCCCGAGGCGCCTGCGGAGCAGCCGGCTGGCCTGGAAG GGACAGACGCTGCCATCCAGGAGGATCCCAAGGCCGACATTCCTGGGCTCCTGCAGCCGTCGGAGAGCGCAGTGGGCAGCGGCAGCCCCGCGGCCTCGGACACCGCCGGGACAGGAG AGATGAAGCcggaaaggaaggaggaagagagggagatgatagtggaggaggaagatgagggtAAAATCCctgaggaggagccagcccagctggaaaacGGGGAGAACGCTGAGGATAATGAGTCGGGAAGCACAGATTCCGGGCAGGAGAACTCGGGGGAGCCGCGCCTGCTGCGCTCCGGCACCTACAGCGACCGCACCGAGTCCAAGGCCTACGGCTCCGTCACACACAAGTGCGAG GACTGCGGGAAGGAGTTCACCCACACCGGGAACTTCAAGCGGCACATCCGTATCCACACCGGAGAGAAGCCCTTCTCCTGCAGGGAGTGCAACAAGGCCTTCTCCGACCCGGCCGCCTGCAAGGCCCACGAGAAGACGCACAG CCCGCTGAAGCCGTACGGCTGCGAGGAGTGCGGGAAGAGCTACCGACTCATCAGCCTCCTGAACCTGCACAAGAAGCGGCACACGGGCGAGGCCCGGTACCGCTGCGAGGACTGCGGGAAGCTCTTCACCACCTCGGGCAACCTGAAGCGGCACCAGCTGGTGCACAGCGGCGAGAAGCCCTACCAGTGCGACTACTGCGGGCGCTCCTTCTCCGACCCCACCTCCAAGATGCGCCACCTGGAGACGCACGACACCGACAAGGAGCACAAGTGTCCCCACTGCGACAAGAAGTTCAACCAG GTGGGGAATTTGAAGGCTCACCTGAAGATCCACATCGCAGATGGGCCCCTGAAGTGCCGGGAATGCGGGAAGCAGTTCACCACCTCAG gtaACCTGAAGCGGCACCTGCGGATCCACAGCGGGGAGAAGCCGTACGTGTGCGTGCACTGCCAGCGCCAGTTCGCCGACCCGGGCGCGCTCCAGCGCCACGTCCGCATCCACACCG GAGAGAAGCCGTGCCAGTGCTTGATCTGCGGGAAAGCCTTCACCCAGGCGAGCTCTCTCATCGCCCACGTGCGCCAGCACACCGGGGAGAAGCCCTACGTGTGCGAGCGCTGTGGGAAGAG GTTCGTCCAGTCGAGCCAGCTGGCCAACCACATCCGCCACCACGACAACATCCGGCCCCACAAATGCACCGTCTGCAACAAAGCCTTCGTCAACGTGGGTGACCTGTCCAAGCACATCATCATCCACACCG GGGAGAAGCCGTTCCTGTGTGACAAGTGCGGGCGCGGCTTCAACCGCGTGGACAACCTGCGCTCGCACGTGAAGACCGTGCACCAGGGCAAGGCCGGCATCAAGATCCTGGAGCCCGAGGAGGGCGATGAGGTCAACATCGTCACAGTGGCATCCGATGACATGGTGACACTGGCCACCGAGGCGCTGGCTGCCACCGCTGTAACACAGCTCACGG TGGTGCCCGTGGCGGCCGCGGTGACGGCGGACGAGACCGAAGCACTTAAAGCCGAGATCACCAAAGCGGTGAAGCAGGTGCAGGAAGCAG ACCCCAACACGCAGATCCTTTACGCCTGCGACTCCTGCGGGGAGAAGTTCCTGGACGCCAGCAGCCTGGCGCAGCACGTGCGCATCCACACGGCCCAGGCGCTCGTCATGTTCCAGGCCGAGCCGGACTTTTACCAGCCCTACGGGGCCGCGGGCTGGCCGGCAGAGCAGGTCATCCCCGCCGGGGAGCTCCTGTTCCGGCCCCGCGACGGCCCCGCCGAGccggccccggccgccgccccggcccccccggccGAGGGGCCGCCCCCGAGTGaccccgccccgccccggcccaGCCTTTATTTAAGAGACAGCTCGGAAATGGTGTAA
- the CLCNKA gene encoding chloride channel protein ClC-Ka isoform X2, which produces MERALPEGARGEKEEKEEERVLVSEHSWRPCPTARRRLRGCLEWVKRQLFRVGEDWYFLFILGVLMATISFTMDIIVARLYAAHTWLYREIGDIGVLKYLSWTLYPTALAAFSTGFSQSITPHSGGSGIPELKTILMGVVLEDYLAIQNFGAKVVGLTCTLVCGSTLFLGKVGPYVHLSAMAAAYLGKMRTTVTREYENKFKQHEMLVAAQAVGVATVFGAPISGVLFSIEVMSSHFAVRDYWRGFFAATCGAFMFRLLAVFNSEQETIAAVFKSDLQIDFPFDLLETFFFVILGTICGIVACAYLFCQRWTMVAVKKNWLTAKLLATDKPVYTVLVVLLLASITFPPGLGQFMASRLTMKEYLTSLFDNRTWGALAPNASGMAKPGGLWQEWDHPSATIYGTLTFFLLMKFWMLILATTLPLPAGYFMPIFIYGAAIGRLMGEVVALLFPRGLHSEGPPRPIIPAGYALAGAAAFAGSVTHAVSTALLVCEATGHLGHILPTVLAVLVANAISQKNQPSFYDAGIIVKKLPYLPPIRSRHIASYRVAVEEFMERQVVALAKGDGFQEVLVALDASADTEYPVVESRGSPTLVGTVSRSQLVTFLQSHEHPQAPQGEKLATVGTLGDDCAIEPIMLQFSPWTSLHQAYHLFQLLKLQRVFVTRSGELVGAVSRAELRRAIEELANPK; this is translated from the exons ATGGAGCGAGCCCTCCCCGAGGGGGCGCggggggagaaggaagagaaggaggaggagagggtgCTGGTGTCGGAGCACAGCTGGAGACCCTGCCCCACTGCCCGGAGAAGGCTCCGAG GGTGCTTGGAGTGGGTGAAGCGGCAGCTTTTCCGCGTCGGGGAAGATTGGTACTTCCTCTTCATTCTGGGGGTCCTCATGGCCACCATCAGCTTCACCATGGACATCATCGTCGCCAGGCTCTACGCAG CCCACACGTGGCTGTACCGAGAGATTGGGGACATCGGGGTGCTCAAGTACCTCTCGTGGACCCTGTACCCCACGGCACTGGCCGCCTTCTCCACCGGCTTCTCCCAGAGCATCACCCCGCACTCCGGAG gcTCCGGCATCCCAGAGCTGAAGACCATCCTGATGGGCGTGGTGCTGGAGGACTACCTGGCCATCCAGAACTTCGGAGCCAAGGTGGTGGGGCTGACCTGCACCCTGGTGTGCGGCAGCACCCTTTTCCTTGGGAAAGTG GGTCCCTATGTCCACCTCTCCGCCATGGCTGCAGCATATCTGGGGAAGATGAGGACCACGGTCACGAGGGAGTATGAG AACAAGTTCAAGCAGCATGAGATGCTGGTGGCAGCACAAGCCGTCGGGGTGGCCACAGTCTTCGGGGCGCCCATCAGCG GGGTGCTTTTCAGCATCGAGGTGATGTCCTCCCACTTTGCCGTTCGGGATTACTGGCGCGGCTTTTTCGCCGCCACCTGCGGCGCCTTCATGTTTCGGCTCCTGGCCGTGTTCAACAGCGAGCAAG aAACCATTGCCGCTGTTTTTAAGAGTGACCTCCAGATTGATTTTCCCTTCGACCTCCTGGAGacctttttctttgtgattttggG GACCATCTGCGGGATCGTGGCCTGTGCTTATCTCTTCTGCCAGCGCTGGACGATGGTGGCCGTCAAGAAGAACTGGCTGACGGCCAAGCTCTTGGCCACTGA CAAACCCGTGTACAcagtgctggtggtgctgctcCTCGCCTCCATCACCTTCCCGCCCGGCCTGGGGCAGTTCATGGCCTCCAGG CTCACCATGAAGGAATATCTCACCTCCCTCTTCGACAACCGCACGTGGGGTGCACTGGCCCCCAACGCCTCGGGGATGGCCAAGCCTGGGGGGCTCTGGCAGGAGTGGGACCATCCCTCTGCCACCATCTATGGCACCTTGACCTTCTTCCTGCTCATGAAG TTCTGGATGCTGATCCTGGCCAccaccctgcccctgccagccgGGTACTTCATGCCCATCTTCATCTACG GAGCGGCCATCGGGCGCTTGATGGGGGAGGTGGTGGCCCTGCTCTTCCCACGGGGGCTCCATTCAGAAGGACCCCCACGGCCCATCATTCCTGCTGGCTACGCCCTGGCCG GCGCAGCCGCCTTCGCGGGCTCGGTGACCCACGCGGTGTCCACGGCCCTGCTGGTGTGCGAGGCCACCGGGCACCTGGGCCACATCCTGCCCACCGTGCTGGCCGTGCTGGTGGCCAACGCCATCAGCCAGAAGAACCAACCGTCCTTCTACGACGCCGGCATCATTGTCAAGAAGCTGCCCTACCTGCCCCCCATCCGCAGCCGGCACATTGC CTCCTACCGAGTGGCGGTGGAGGAGTTCATGGAGCGCCAGGTGGTGGCCTTGGCCAAGGGGGACGGTTTCCAGGAGGTGCTGGTGGCCTTGGACGCCTCTGCTGACACCGAGTACCCCGTGGTGGAGAGCAGAG GGTCCCCCACGCTGGTGGGCACCGTCAGCAGGTCCCAGCTGGTCACCTTCCTCCAGAGCCACGAGCACCCTCAGGCCCCCCAAGGGGAGAAG CTGGCCACCGTGGGGACGCTCGGGGACGACTGTGCCATCGAGCCCATCATGCTCCAGTTCTCCCCGTGGACCTCCCTGCACCag GCCTATcacctcttccagctgctgaagctgcagcGAGTCTTTGTCACCCGCTCTGGGGAGCTGGTGGGAGCCGTGAGCAGGGCGGag CTGCGGAGAGCGATCGAGGAACTCGCCAACCCCAAGTGA